The genomic stretch CGTTTTTGACTTCCTCGTTCTCGCCGCTATAGTTGATGGAGAGCTTCTCTGCGTGCATGGCGGCTTGAGCCCCGAGATAAGAACCATAGATCAGATTCGAGTCGTCGCACGTGCTCAGGAGATTCCCCATGAAGGTGCTTTTTGCGACCTTGTATGGTCAGATCCCGACGACATAGATACGTGGGCGGTGAGCCCAAGAGGAGCGGGATGGCTGTTTGGAGATAAAGTTGCTACGGAGTTTAACCATGTCAACGGCTTGAAATTGATTGCCAGAGCGCATCAACTTGTAAATGAAGGATACAAGGTGAGTTGGAGCCTTCCCTATgcctttcccttcttcttataTGAGGGCGCTGTGCTAATACGCTGGAACCTAGTATCATTTCGACGAGAACTCTGTCGTAACAGTATGGTCAGCTCCCAACTACTGTTACCGATGCGGCAATGTCGCGTCAATAATGACGGTGGACAATGATTTGGCCCCCAAGTTTAGCATTTTCTCTGCTGTACCAGATGACCAGAGACACGTGCCCGCAAGCAGAAGGTCGCCGGGCGACTACTTTTTGTGATTGGCTACCTCGACTGTAAAGGCAGGCAAGACGTGAAGAGCGTACACAGTATAACTTAGACTAGGTTGAGTTGGGATGGGTTTTTTGCATGTAAACTAGCACACGGGTTGAGATATCCATGAATTTGAAGAATTGCCAATGCATTAGGAATATAGGTAGGATGGGCTGGGGATCTGGCTAGCGGAAACGAACAGCAGTGACGATTTCATTtgattagaaaaaaaaagcggaAAAAAATTTGATAAAGAAGTTTTATAGCCCTGCCTTGCCAATATTTTGGGAATTTGGATTAGTCCGGCCATGTAgaagctggtggtgctgaAGCTACTGTCATATTGCTAGCATTGTGAAAAGCGTCGATGAGCAGGCAAAAAACTAAGCTTTTTGGACATTTCCTCCTCCGTTACCTTCCACCACACCGATTACGTCTACAGTCTGGTATACCTAATGCGAATtgatagagaagaaaagtcaTACAAAACCGATCTTGGCTTAAGTCTCTACTTCAGTCCACGCACAGCATTTTAGCTTTCAATTCGATGGCGTCTCGGCAGCTGGACGACAAAAGTTCGCACAGAAAGCCCAAGGCACGCCCACGGCCCGTCAACCCCATCACTGCGGCAATTCAGAACTGGATCACTGCATCTCTTCCGCCGTTGGAATCTGACGGCCAGGATTTACGAAATGAGAGTCTAATAAACTCCGCGCCTAAACGCTTTACCATTTATGAGCCTCTCGCCTTGCTCCCGACTGGAAGTTTCACAAGCGAAACATGGGCCTCTATCTTAGGGGTCTGCGATGAAGCTGTCTGTAATTCATTGTGGCAATCCATCTTGCAAGAGATTTCCAAGACTGGGCAAGGGGTTGTGACGCATCTAGCTGTTAACGAGGGCATACCGCTGCACAAGGCAGGAGAGGGGGATGAGAATGTGCGAAGGAGCCCAAGCGGGCTGAGGATGCTCTTTGGGGACTTTGGACCATCAGAAGGCGTCGGAGATTACCCTACCAAGAGTGACTTTGAAGACGCCTTTTGGGTTGGCACGAAGCAAAACGGGATATTCCAGAAGTGGGCGCCGAGATGGACCATGTTTTCTCGTGGCAACGTGAAGGAGAAGGCACGGCTGTTGGGATTCAATCGTCCTTCTCTGACCAAGAGAACCAGAGAGGAGCAGGGGGGGGATCTGGGCGGTTGATTTGTATGCCGGAATTGGGTATTTTGTGTTTTCCTATGCGGCGCTAGGGATGAGGGTTTTGTGCTGGGAGATCAATCCCTGGAGTGTCGAGGGACTTCGACGTGGTGCTTTGGCTAACAAGTGGAGTGTCAAAGTTGTTGAGGGAGACGATTTGCTACTGCCGGTGAGCCAACTCCtagctggagaagagaggatcATTGTCTTTCTAGAGAGCAATGAGAAGGCGCTGGAGCGGGTTGAGGAGATGCAAGAGACGGGACTCGCGAGGAAAATTGAGCACGTCAACTGCGGCTTCTTGCCCACGAGCGAGCCGGTCTGGAAAAGCGCTTGGGAAGTGACAAGGTTTGCCCCGGAAGCATGGCTGCATTTGCACGAGAATGTCGGCGTGGGGGATATCCAGTCACGGCGAGGATCAATTCAAGGGACCTTTGAGGCgtgggctgctgcttcggGAGCAGATTTGAGGACTCCAAAGGTTGAGCACGCTGAGCAGGTCAAGACGTTTGCGCCGGGGGTCTGGCATTGCGTCTTTGATGTTCGTATTACAGGCGGTAGTAGTATATATGATAATGGTACATGAACAAAATGTTTTTACATCAACTTCGTGTCtctcggcgtcgtcgtctctcATATGAACTTTGGATTTGATCCGTCTCTTCTTAACGTCTCTGGAAGGCCGTCCTCACATATCCTAATTGCCCCGCAGAAATTTCTTGGGGATATTCTCCTCTATGATGGCCATCTggtccatcttctccagcctctcctcctcctcctccatctgctcATGTTTCCGGAAATGCTCAATGTCTTCCGGGTGGTTCAAGTCTTCCAACTTGGAGTTCTCGTCATGGTACTTCTCCCAATGATGAATCTCATATTCGTAttcgtcgtcgccgtggtGGCCCGGCCCCGTGCCCATGTCCGGAAGAGTCTTGCCTTGTGAGATGTAGTCGGTCCATTCGTCGCGGCTGACGACGCCGTCGCGATTCGGGTCCATGAGCTCGAGCAGCTGGCGCAGGATATCATCGCGGCGCTCCCAGGAGACGTGCCTGTTGGAATCGTCCATGAGGCCGTAGGTGCGGAGCAGCTCTTCGCCTTTCCAGTAGCCGTCGCTGTCGTAGTCGTGGAGAGTGAAAAAGGAGGCCGCGTCCCAGCCGTCGACGTGATGCTCCTCTGTGCGTAAAATCTCTCTGTTAGG from Trichoderma atroviride chromosome 3, complete sequence encodes the following:
- a CDS encoding uncharacterized protein (EggNog:ENOG41~BUSCO:EOG092D4SCY~SECRETED:SignalP(1-21)) — encoded protein: MRAFFLCSAIAGLAIAHGSHSQKPIVDANANWMTKHMAEEHHVDGWDAASFFTLHDYDSDGYWKGEELLRTYGLMDDSNRHVSWERRDDILRQLLELMDPNRDGVVSRDEWTDYISQGKTLPDMGTGPGHHGDDEYEYEIHHWEKYHDENSKLEDLNHPEDIEHFRKHEQMEEEEERLEKMDQMAIIEENIPKKFLRGN